One region of Zingiber officinale cultivar Zhangliang chromosome 7B, Zo_v1.1, whole genome shotgun sequence genomic DNA includes:
- the LOC122005957 gene encoding probable LRR receptor-like protein kinase At1g51890 isoform X1, whose protein sequence is MATINDVATIVSLIGKVIKAATDAQMMKREFKELADYLELVGRQLKILDDRVLDTAAMEAFQKMEEVLFQCHDLADSCQQRSTFYLVFNGKRIHSQLKGAQETIAKYLTLIPLIHFTQVFRRFKDEDTKINVNWHEHASDESDIPGLVAERIAEFTNSRFQSDAHLFTYEQIIKMTHNFKKVIGKGGFGIVYYGLLEDGTDVAIKLKRHSSQQSDMEFFAELRSLTQVHHKNLISLIGYCKDGNNLAIVYEYMPRGNLQDHLRGEVGFPVLTWVQRLQIAYQAAQGLDYLHTGCNPPIVHRDVKSANILLGADLEAKITDFGISKTWNENVTSVTTTVVGTPGYLDPEYLCTCRVSKATDVYSFGIVLLEMITGQPPIISGSEVQHIVGWISQRVAGEAHFVDTSMNECYDTSSVWKVLQLALSCTDSSASKRPQMAEVAIQLKEIIEMKPLDDMENEEVEEAFVTSIAQDDRPLCAHQLSANLFTSWTENTPGRRFWRCKNWKMAGDCGYFKWHDPVQEGVTIEKMDFIINQRDDLGEEINMMVEESATLLSRLKVLEEKIVECKRTKQTLEMKLESMEIIEVDGPLVDSPKIRKRKRKELYDD, encoded by the exons ATGGCGACTATAAATGATGTGGCCACGATAGTTTCCTTGATTGGTAAAGTTATAAAGGCAGCTACTGATGCACAAATGATGAAGAGGGAATTTAAAGAGTTAGCAGACTACTTAGAATTGGTAGGAAGACAGTTGAAGATACTTGATGACAGGGTGCTTGATACTGCTGCCATGGAAGCATTTCAAAAGATGGAGGAGGTTTTGTTTCAGTGCCATGATCTCGCTGATAGTTGCCAGCAACGAAGCACTTTCTACTTAGTGTTCAATGGTAAGCGAATTCATAGTCAACTCAAAGGGGCACAGGAAACAATAGCAAAATACTTGACGCTTATTCCACTCATCCATTTCACACAAGTTTTTAGGCGGTTTAAG GATGAAGATACAAAAATAAATGTGAATTGGCACGAACATGCTAGTGATGAATCAGACATTCCAG GTTTGGTTGCAGAAAGAATTGCCGAATTTACCAACAGTAGATTTCAAAGTGATGCTCACTTGTTCACCTATGAACAAATAATAAAAATGACACACAACTTTAAGAAGGTCATTGGCAAAGGAGGATTTGGTATAGTCTATTATGGACTTTTGGAAGATGGTACTGATGTCGCAATCAAGTTAAAGAGACACTCATCACAACAGAGTGACATGGAGTTCTTCGCCGAG TTGAGGAGCCTAACACAAGTTCACCACAAGAATCTAATTTCTTTAATTGGCTACTGCAAGGATGGAAATAACCTTGCTATTGTCTATGAGTACATGCCTCGAGGAAACCTTCAAGACCATCTGAGAG GTGAAGTTGGGTTTCCTGTGTTGACATGGGTACAGAGGCTCCAAATTGCATACCAAGCTGCACAAG GATTGGACTATTTGCATACTGGATGCAACCCACCAATAGTTCATAGGGATGTGAAGAGCGCAAACATTCTCTTGGGTGCAGATTTAGAGGCTAAAATAACAGATTTTGGAATTTCCAAGACTTGGAATGAGAATGTCACTAGTGTAACCACAACAGTGGTTGGGACGCCTGGATATCTTGATCCAGA GTATCTTTGTACTTGCCGCGTCAGTAAAGCAACTGATGTTTATAGCTTTGGGATAGTCCTTCTGGAAATGATTACTGGCCAACCTCCGATAATTTCTGGCTCAGAAGTGCAACACATTGTCGGATGGATATCACAGAGAGTTGCCGGTGAAGCACATTTTGTTGATACAAGTATGAATGAATGCTACGACACTAGCTCTGTGTGGAAGGTTCTTCAGCTAGCATTGAGTTGCACAGACTCATCAGCTAGTAAGAGACCTCAAATGGCGGAAGTAGCAATCCAACTTAAAGAGATCATTGAAATGAAGCCCTTGGATG ATATGGAaaatgaagaagtggaagaagcATTTGTAACCTCAATTGCTCAAGATGATCGCCCCTTATGCGCGCATCAACTGTCGGCCAACTTGTTCACATCATGGACAGAAAATACCCCTGGTAGAAGGTTTTGGCGATGCAAAAATTGGAAA ATGGCAGGCGATTGTGGTTATTTCAAATGGCATGACCCAGTGCAGGAAGGTGTCACGATAGAAAAAATGGATTTCATAATCAACCAAAGGGATGACCTCGGCGAGGAGATAAATATGATGGTTGAAGAGAGCGCAACTCTTTTGAGCAGGTTGAAAGTTTTGGAAGAAAAAATTGTTGAATGTAAAAGGACTAAACAGACACTAGAAATGAAGTTGGAGAGTATGGAAATTATAGAGGTGGATGGCCCTCTCGTTGATTCGCCCAAAATTCGGAAGCGCAAGCGCAAGGAGCTCTACGACGACTAG
- the LOC122005957 gene encoding probable LRR receptor-like protein kinase At1g51890 isoform X2, producing the protein MATINDVATIVSLIGKVIKAATDAQMMKREFKELADYLELVGRQLKILDDRVLDTAAMEAFQKMEEVLFQCHDLADSCQQRSTFYLVFNGKRIHSQLKGAQETIAKYLTLIPLIHFTQVFRRFKDEDTKINVNWHEHASDESDIPGEVGFPVLTWVQRLQIAYQAAQGLDYLHTGCNPPIVHRDVKSANILLGADLEAKITDFGISKTWNENVTSVTTTVVGTPGYLDPEYLCTCRVSKATDVYSFGIVLLEMITGQPPIISGSEVQHIVGWISQRVAGEAHFVDTSMNECYDTSSVWKVLQLALSCTDSSASKRPQMAEVAIQLKEIIEMKPLDDMENEEVEEAFVTSIAQDDRPLCAHQLSANLFTSWTENTPGRRFWRCKNWKMAGDCGYFKWHDPVQEGVTIEKMDFIINQRDDLGEEINMMVEESATLLSRLKVLEEKIVECKRTKQTLEMKLESMEIIEVDGPLVDSPKIRKRKRKELYDD; encoded by the exons ATGGCGACTATAAATGATGTGGCCACGATAGTTTCCTTGATTGGTAAAGTTATAAAGGCAGCTACTGATGCACAAATGATGAAGAGGGAATTTAAAGAGTTAGCAGACTACTTAGAATTGGTAGGAAGACAGTTGAAGATACTTGATGACAGGGTGCTTGATACTGCTGCCATGGAAGCATTTCAAAAGATGGAGGAGGTTTTGTTTCAGTGCCATGATCTCGCTGATAGTTGCCAGCAACGAAGCACTTTCTACTTAGTGTTCAATGGTAAGCGAATTCATAGTCAACTCAAAGGGGCACAGGAAACAATAGCAAAATACTTGACGCTTATTCCACTCATCCATTTCACACAAGTTTTTAGGCGGTTTAAG GATGAAGATACAAAAATAAATGTGAATTGGCACGAACATGCTAGTGATGAATCAGACATTCCAG GTGAAGTTGGGTTTCCTGTGTTGACATGGGTACAGAGGCTCCAAATTGCATACCAAGCTGCACAAG GATTGGACTATTTGCATACTGGATGCAACCCACCAATAGTTCATAGGGATGTGAAGAGCGCAAACATTCTCTTGGGTGCAGATTTAGAGGCTAAAATAACAGATTTTGGAATTTCCAAGACTTGGAATGAGAATGTCACTAGTGTAACCACAACAGTGGTTGGGACGCCTGGATATCTTGATCCAGA GTATCTTTGTACTTGCCGCGTCAGTAAAGCAACTGATGTTTATAGCTTTGGGATAGTCCTTCTGGAAATGATTACTGGCCAACCTCCGATAATTTCTGGCTCAGAAGTGCAACACATTGTCGGATGGATATCACAGAGAGTTGCCGGTGAAGCACATTTTGTTGATACAAGTATGAATGAATGCTACGACACTAGCTCTGTGTGGAAGGTTCTTCAGCTAGCATTGAGTTGCACAGACTCATCAGCTAGTAAGAGACCTCAAATGGCGGAAGTAGCAATCCAACTTAAAGAGATCATTGAAATGAAGCCCTTGGATG ATATGGAaaatgaagaagtggaagaagcATTTGTAACCTCAATTGCTCAAGATGATCGCCCCTTATGCGCGCATCAACTGTCGGCCAACTTGTTCACATCATGGACAGAAAATACCCCTGGTAGAAGGTTTTGGCGATGCAAAAATTGGAAA ATGGCAGGCGATTGTGGTTATTTCAAATGGCATGACCCAGTGCAGGAAGGTGTCACGATAGAAAAAATGGATTTCATAATCAACCAAAGGGATGACCTCGGCGAGGAGATAAATATGATGGTTGAAGAGAGCGCAACTCTTTTGAGCAGGTTGAAAGTTTTGGAAGAAAAAATTGTTGAATGTAAAAGGACTAAACAGACACTAGAAATGAAGTTGGAGAGTATGGAAATTATAGAGGTGGATGGCCCTCTCGTTGATTCGCCCAAAATTCGGAAGCGCAAGCGCAAGGAGCTCTACGACGACTAG